The Cloeon dipterum chromosome 3, ieCloDipt1.1, whole genome shotgun sequence genome includes a region encoding these proteins:
- the sano gene encoding uncharacterized protein sano, which yields MERKNAMAATDGQIVVAAARWSTEEVLSLRDYVSSAVEGNKPQQQRTEVVKFVRGQYASVGVPNLPNPSLHANAVLTSFGKTVKVAAQSVKFKDGKRQSAVASGLRFSIPESYPGFFEILSEEGKAVRCIDSVLELAKKLPESVLVRENLRALVTPAPLTELSADKSRIVCAGEVLTLKKEVSMAARTRCNRFLQCLDSKGDFVYLNLEQRGRFSPIARNDNISGVHSLRQLITNKRLPLMVRLVWGPPPFKGTSGVAQPSELRLFSTFEEDSVFALPLGHNAGQLVPLPLGCNLKLVRARNQADLARLEHFQRLSAAAARAAREIHSRMTVLETFKDSISFWNLSPGHSKFAGAKASAKNIFLRRSVSHESHMLSTPVISEVPSDAPTQDFLEIDQIYDYVRGFAPLPKSLRNNSNNKQHQQQQKQPQQHQQPPPTTPTEQKPKPPPIETIPTNKLNAAAKAKQQQQQQAAKEQHKPASKTALKMEMHAQNLAQESLKSKRLFKSKTTSSIADHHLIASPEPCEKSSIDLSSTHLLTQADFDKQDDSGEDTDEDDPTYENTTQVYLESGSGGRKYARQKATSEMGSAYKRNSHNDSSKNLIIRNKQRRAGGSGGERGASKSHEDLAAKKCQSQPESPSSAPEQQPLYNSLSNLRLTPPSTGGSSGRRRPHISKQRSLSSLLAEAAPHTPVIEHKPVELHLHLSRNQKHHHAKGKPSKLGIMYL from the exons ATGGAGAGGAAAA ATGCGATGGCAGCCACAGACGGGCAGATCGTGGTTGCGGCGGCGCGGTGGAGCACCGAGGAGGTGCTCAGTCTGCGCGACTACGTGTCTTCGGCGGTCGAGGGCAAcaagccgcagcagcagcgcaccGAGGTGGTCAAGTTCGTTCGTGGACAGTACGCGTCGGTGGGCGTGCCGAACCTACCTAACCCGAGTCTGCACGCGAACGCTGTCCTCACCAGCTTTGGCAAGACGGTCAAGGTCGCTGCCCAGAGCGTCAAGTTTAAG GACGGCAAGCGACAGAGCGCAGTAGCGTCAGGTCTGCGTTTCTCGATCCCCGAGTCGTACCCTGGCTTCTTCGAGATCCTGAGCGAAGAGGGCAAGGCGGTGCGTTGCATCGATAGCGTGCTTGAGTTGGCCAAGAAGCTGCCGGAAAGCGTGTTGGTGCGCGAGAACCTGCGTGCTCTCGTGACGCCAGCGCCGCTGACGGAGCTGAGCGCCGACAAGTCGCGCATTGTCTGTGCCGGCGAGGTGCTCACCCTGAAGAAGGAGGTCTCGATGGCGGCCAGGACGCGTTGCAACCGTTTCCTGCAGTGCCTAGACTCCAAAGGTGACTTCGTCTACCTGAACCTTGAGCAGCGCGGCAGGTTCAGCCCCATTGCGCGCAACGACAACATCAGCGGCGTCCACTCTCTCCGCCAACTCATCACCAACAAAAG GTTGCCCCTGATGGTGCGACTGGTGTGGGGTCCGCCGCCGTTCAAGGGCACTTCGGGCGTGGCTCAGCCGTCTGAGCTGCGTCTGTTTAGCACCTTCGAGGAGGACTCGGTGTTCGCCCTGCCGCTGGGCCACAACGCCGGTCAGCTGGTGCCGCTGCCACTCGGCTGCAACCTGAAGCTGGTGCGAGCGAGGAACCAGGCCGACCTGGCGCGCCTCGAGCACTTTCAGCGGCTGTCGGCGGCCGCCGCACGCGCCGCCAGGGAGATCCACAGCCGTATGACAGTTCTTGAGACCTTCAAGGATAGCATCTCCTTCTGGAACTTATCGCCAGGACACAGCAAGTTCGCCGGAGCAaag GCATCGGCGAAGAACATTTTTCTGCGTCGCAGCGTGTCGCACGAAAGCCACATGCTGAGCACGCCTGTGATCAGCGAGGTGCCGTCGGATGCGCCCACGCAGGACTTCCTCGAGATCGACCAGATCTACGACTACGTACGCGGCTTTGCACCGCTGCCCAAAAGCCTGcgcaacaacagcaacaacaagcagcaccagcagcagcaaaagcaaccgcagcagcaccagcagccgCCACCGACGACGCCGACAGAGCAGAAGCCAAAGCCGCCGCCCATCGAGACCATTCCGACAAACAAGCTGAACGCCGCGGCCAAAGCcaaacagcagcaacagcaacaagCGGCCAAGGAGCAGCACAAGCCGGCTTCCAAGACGGCCCTCAAGATGGAGATGCACGCGCAGAACCTGGCGCAGGAGTCGCTCAAGTCCAAACGCTTGTTCAAGTCCAAGACGACCTCGTCCATCGCCGACCATCACCTGATCGCGTCCCCCGAGCCCTGTGAGAAGTCGTCCATCGACCTCAGCTCCACTCATCTGCTCACGCAGGCTGATTTTGACAAGCAGGATGATTCAG GCGAGGATACGGATGAGGACGACCCGACCTACGAGAACACGACGCAAGTGTACCTGGAGAGTGGGAGCGGCGGCCGCAAGTACGCGCGGCAGAAGGCGACCAGCGAGATGGGTTCGGCGTACAAGCGGAACAGCCATAACGACAGCTcaaagaatttaataattaggAACAAGCAGCGGCGGGCGGGGGGCAGCGGGGGTGAGAGGGGGGCGTCTAAGTCGCACGAGGACCTGGCCGCGAAGAAATGCCAAAGTCAGCCGGAGAGTCCGTCGTCGGCGCCCGAGCAGCAGCCGCTGTACAACTCGCTGAGCAATTTGCGACTGACGCCGCCGTCGACAGGtggcagcagcggcaggcGGCGACCGCACATTAGCAAGCAGCGCTCGTTGTCCAGTCTGCTGGCCGAGGCGGCGCCGCACACGCCCGTCATCGAGCACAAGCCGGTTGAGCTGCACCTGCACCTCAGCCGCAACCAAAAGCACCACCACGCCAAGGGCAAGCCGTCCAAACTTGGCATTATGTACTTGTGA
- the LOC135938551 gene encoding uncharacterized protein LOC135938551, with the protein MTFEENEMTIQLLDPADDGTILKERKVKKEKLPKGKREYSETHLLRECPKKPIKVKNVSPCIFDVIFDYLETDSITNQEIEQVAKWIYLAVESDKNKRDSMSRLKAASADLLSSSHLINKGNVWKIISENINVEAIASACKKTLCTNAEELLKSPEFLQLEPNVISHFLKLEGLRVDSEMLLVRACLAYNRQLKREVDNVTFRKYFLPHLRLLTLTVAELGEIEHLLTLDEKLILVHLILEKEYFLNIEDLVNAGSIEPNQLCSERQVRYRGDFQTMEIVPDEEILDLTGVFRNGLFSTIKHSTSEFELSFVALRNIRIRRIVMFTPVHLLPDDFFCPDVVKSLEIRQKERILIMSGNFTLTYKVWEGEKLLATNEYKSDEKFEFNRLGVFPTDIPVSKSAKLTLKVTSRADWKMRHIEIQKVNDFLNKEAIGKEIVSGLTVSSKSEKYTVFKSIQYTSD; encoded by the exons ATGACGTTCGAAGAGAATGAGATGACTATTCAGCTTTTGGACCCTGCTGACGATGGCACAATCTTGAAG GAACGGAAAGtgaaaaaagagaaactgCCGAAGGGAAAACGCGAGTATAGCGAGACTCATCTGCTAAGAGAATGTCCAAAGAAGCCGATTAAAGTCAAGAACGTGAGCCCTTGCATTTTCGACGTCATTTTTGA TTATTTAGAAACGGACTCCATCACCAACCAGGAGATTGAGCAAGTGGCGAAGTGGATTTACCTGGCCGTCGAGTCCGACAAGAACAAGAGGGACAGCATGTCCAGGCTGAAAGCGGCAAGCGCTGATTTGCTCTCATCGAGCCATTTGATCAACAAGGGCAACGTCTGGAAAATCATCAGCGAAAACATCAATGTCGAAGCCATCGCCTCCGCGTGCAAAAAG acgCTGTGCACGAATGCAGAAGAATTGCTGAAAAGTCCAGAATTCTTGCAACTCGAGCCAAATGTCATCTCCCACTTCCTGAAGCTGGAGGGCTTGAGAGTCGATTCGGAGATGCTGCTGGTCCGAGCTTGCCTTGCCTATAATCGCCAGTTGAAACGCGAAGTTGATAa CGTTACATTCCGTAAATACTTCCTTCCTCACCTCCGCCTGCTGACCCTAACGGTAGCCGAGCTGGGCGAGATTGAACATTTGCTGACCCTCGATGAAAAGCTTATTCTGGTTCACCTCATACTCGAAAAAGAGTATTTCTTGAATATCGAAGATCTGGTGAATGCAGGTAGCATCGAACCGAACCAACTGTGCTCGGAAAGGCAGGTGCGCTACCGTGGAGATTTCCAGACCATGGAAATCGTGCCTGACGAGGAGATACTCGATCTGACTGGCGTCTTCCGCAACGGCTTATTCTCCACGATCAAACATTCAACGTCCGAGTTCGAGCTTTCGTTTGTGGCGCTCAGGAACATCCGAATCAGGCGCATCGTCATGTTCACTCCAGTGCACTTGCTCCCCGACGACTTTTTCTGCCCCGACGTTGTCAAAAG CTTAGAAATCAGGCAGAAAGAGAGGATTCTGATCATGTCTGGGAATTTCACGTTGACGTACAAGGTCTGGGAAGGTGAGAAACTCCTAGCTACCAATGAATATAAGTCGGACGAAAAGTTTGA attcaACCGGTTGGGTGTGTTCCCCACGGACATTCCGGTGTCCAAGTCGGCCAAATTGACTTTGAAGGTGACCAGCCGCGCCGATTGGAAGATGCGCCACATCGAAATCCAGAAAGTCAATGATTTCCTGAATAAAGAGGCAATCGGCAAAGAGATCGTCAGCGGCCTCACTGTGTCCTCTAAAAGTGAGAAGTACACTGTCTTCAAGAGCATCCAATACACTAGCGACTAG
- the Rcd5 gene encoding microspherule protein 1 isoform X2 — protein MDKEAEASAAKVEEQNVLMETEASIPAGLVASPQSPQTVRPPPTKARTPAAVTPLAAKSADSNQRRSSRSIRRRRFDDEIVESSLGRSSFTTPLAAKAGSKTPFSSPHSTTPANVSSSSPTATQVPASALGSSVSSPVTPILPHTPALVGGSERKRPSKGGSHKKRAKLKQSANKDLGRWKPSDDLALIIGVMQTSDLKVVHTGVKFSCRFTFAEVQGRFWALMYDPAVNRVAMAAMRNLHPEMIAAVKYKALFSSAEEILLARIPANSQPTQEVFQKLLDENASVFYESRTAKKLYNHWLLMRQYHLLPDQTNQGSQRPDQTYSLSETEELMRDNDLTDPKDEALCHEMSLADRALQRQVNRLEAETKQWSVAVEHVTGIGPVEFDNQTLAVLRGRFVRYLMRSREITLGRMSKDLSVDVDLALEGPAYKVSRRQGTIRLRNNGDFFLVCEGKRAIMVDGKPLLTAKKTRLNNNSVIEISTLRFTFLVNQELIAVIRQEAAKMNLQPMASTPQRV, from the exons ATGGACAAGGAGGCTGAGGCGAGTGCCGCTAAGGTCGAAGAACAAAATGTGCTGATGGAAACGGAGGCGAGCATTCCGGCAGGTTTGGTCGCCTCACCGCAAAGTCCGCAAACTGTCCGGCCGCCGCCGACCAAAGCCAGAACGCCAGCAGCAGTCACGCCTTTAGCCGCCAAAAGTGCGGATTCCAATCAAAGAAGGag CTCACGCTCGATACGAAGAAGACGCTTTGACGACGAAATAGTCGAGTCAAGTTTGGGCCGCAGCTCCTTTACGACCCCCCTGGCGGCCAAAGCAGGGTCCAAGACGCCCTTCAGCAGTCCCCACTCGACGACGCCCGCGAATGTCTCCTCCA GTTCTCCGACAGCAACGCAGGTGCCCGCGAGTGCTCTCGGCAGCTCTGTCAGCTCACCGGTGACGCCGATTTTACCGCATACGCCGGCCCTTGTTGGAGGGTCCGAACGGAAGAGGCCTTCCAAGGGCGGCAGCCACAAGAAGCGGGCCAAATTAAAACAGTCGGCTAACAAGGACCTTGGCCGCTGGAAGCCATCAGACGACTTGGCCCTCATCATTGGAGTCATGCAG ACAAGTGACTTGAAGGTGGTGCACACTGGTGTCAAGTTCAGCTGTCGCTTCACCTTCGCCGAAGTGCAGGGCCGCTTCTGGGCCCTGATGTACGACCCAGCGGTCAACAGGGTGGCAATGGCGGCCATGAGGAATTTGCACCCAGAGATGATTGCTGCTGTCAAATACAAGGCTCTTTTCAGCTCGGCGGAAGAGATCCTGCTCGCACGCATTCCCGCG AATTCTCAGCCAACCCAGGAGGTGTTCCAGAAGCTGCTGGATGAGAACGCGAGCGTCTTTTACGAGAGTCGCACCGCCAAGAAGCTATACAACCATTGGCTGCTGATGCGCCAGTACCACCTTCTACCTGATCAAACAA ACCAAGGTTCGCAGCGGCCAGACCAAACTTACAGTCTCTCTGAGACAGAAGAGCTAATGCGTGACAACGACCTCACTGACCCCAAAGATGAGGCGCTCTGCCACGAAATGAGCCTAGCAGACAG GGCGCTGCAGCGGCAGGTGAACCGGCTGGAGGCAGAAACGAAGCAGTGGTCAGTGGCTGTGGAGCACGTGACGGGCATCGGCCCGGTCGAGTTCGACAACCAGACGCTAGCAGTGCTGCGCGGCCGCTTTGTGCGCTACCTTATGCGCAGCCGCGAGATCACACTGGGCCGCATGTCCAAGGACCTGAGCGTTGACGTCGACCTGGCCCTTGAGGGCCCCGCCTACAAGGTTTCGCGCCGTCAGGGCACCATCAGGCTCAGGAACAATGGTGACTTCTTCCTTGTGTGCGAGGGAAAACGCGCCATCATGGTCGACGGCAAGCCGCTGCTCACCGCCAAAAAGACGCGCCTCAACAACAACTCAGTTATTGAG ATTTCTACCCTGAGGTTCACGTTTCTGGTGAACCAGGAACTGATCGCCGTGATTAGGCAAGAGGCGGCGAAAATGAATCTGCAGCCCATGGCCAGCACTCCGCAGCGAGtctaa
- the Rcd5 gene encoding microspherule protein 1 isoform X1 — translation MDKEAEASAAKVEEQNVLMETEASIPAGLVASPQSPQTVRPPPTKARTPAAVTPLAAKSADSNQRRSSRSIRRRRFDDEIVESSLGRSSFTTPLAAKAGSKTPFSSPHSTTPANVSSSSPTATQVPASALGSSVSSPVTPILPHTPALVGGSERKRPSKGGSHKKRAKLKQSANKDLGRWKPSDDLALIIGVMQTSDLKVVHTGVKFSCRFTFAEVQGRFWALMYDPAVNRVAMAAMRNLHPEMIAAVKYKALFSSAEEILLARIPAQNSQPTQEVFQKLLDENASVFYESRTAKKLYNHWLLMRQYHLLPDQTNQGSQRPDQTYSLSETEELMRDNDLTDPKDEALCHEMSLADRALQRQVNRLEAETKQWSVAVEHVTGIGPVEFDNQTLAVLRGRFVRYLMRSREITLGRMSKDLSVDVDLALEGPAYKVSRRQGTIRLRNNGDFFLVCEGKRAIMVDGKPLLTAKKTRLNNNSVIEISTLRFTFLVNQELIAVIRQEAAKMNLQPMASTPQRV, via the exons ATGGACAAGGAGGCTGAGGCGAGTGCCGCTAAGGTCGAAGAACAAAATGTGCTGATGGAAACGGAGGCGAGCATTCCGGCAGGTTTGGTCGCCTCACCGCAAAGTCCGCAAACTGTCCGGCCGCCGCCGACCAAAGCCAGAACGCCAGCAGCAGTCACGCCTTTAGCCGCCAAAAGTGCGGATTCCAATCAAAGAAGGag CTCACGCTCGATACGAAGAAGACGCTTTGACGACGAAATAGTCGAGTCAAGTTTGGGCCGCAGCTCCTTTACGACCCCCCTGGCGGCCAAAGCAGGGTCCAAGACGCCCTTCAGCAGTCCCCACTCGACGACGCCCGCGAATGTCTCCTCCA GTTCTCCGACAGCAACGCAGGTGCCCGCGAGTGCTCTCGGCAGCTCTGTCAGCTCACCGGTGACGCCGATTTTACCGCATACGCCGGCCCTTGTTGGAGGGTCCGAACGGAAGAGGCCTTCCAAGGGCGGCAGCCACAAGAAGCGGGCCAAATTAAAACAGTCGGCTAACAAGGACCTTGGCCGCTGGAAGCCATCAGACGACTTGGCCCTCATCATTGGAGTCATGCAG ACAAGTGACTTGAAGGTGGTGCACACTGGTGTCAAGTTCAGCTGTCGCTTCACCTTCGCCGAAGTGCAGGGCCGCTTCTGGGCCCTGATGTACGACCCAGCGGTCAACAGGGTGGCAATGGCGGCCATGAGGAATTTGCACCCAGAGATGATTGCTGCTGTCAAATACAAGGCTCTTTTCAGCTCGGCGGAAGAGATCCTGCTCGCACGCATTCCCGCG CAGAATTCTCAGCCAACCCAGGAGGTGTTCCAGAAGCTGCTGGATGAGAACGCGAGCGTCTTTTACGAGAGTCGCACCGCCAAGAAGCTATACAACCATTGGCTGCTGATGCGCCAGTACCACCTTCTACCTGATCAAACAA ACCAAGGTTCGCAGCGGCCAGACCAAACTTACAGTCTCTCTGAGACAGAAGAGCTAATGCGTGACAACGACCTCACTGACCCCAAAGATGAGGCGCTCTGCCACGAAATGAGCCTAGCAGACAG GGCGCTGCAGCGGCAGGTGAACCGGCTGGAGGCAGAAACGAAGCAGTGGTCAGTGGCTGTGGAGCACGTGACGGGCATCGGCCCGGTCGAGTTCGACAACCAGACGCTAGCAGTGCTGCGCGGCCGCTTTGTGCGCTACCTTATGCGCAGCCGCGAGATCACACTGGGCCGCATGTCCAAGGACCTGAGCGTTGACGTCGACCTGGCCCTTGAGGGCCCCGCCTACAAGGTTTCGCGCCGTCAGGGCACCATCAGGCTCAGGAACAATGGTGACTTCTTCCTTGTGTGCGAGGGAAAACGCGCCATCATGGTCGACGGCAAGCCGCTGCTCACCGCCAAAAAGACGCGCCTCAACAACAACTCAGTTATTGAG ATTTCTACCCTGAGGTTCACGTTTCTGGTGAACCAGGAACTGATCGCCGTGATTAGGCAAGAGGCGGCGAAAATGAATCTGCAGCCCATGGCCAGCACTCCGCAGCGAGtctaa